The genomic stretch CAGTGTCAGGTTCAGGGGTAAAAATGAAGACTCTTGATTTTGAGTTCATTTGAAATTCTAGAGATTAAAGATAATGGCACAAATATAGTAACTTTCTACCAAAATGTAGACAAAATAATTGACAAGGGAAGAATTTCAGGGTGAATTCATACTTAactgcaaatatatattttgagcTTTTAAAGGCCGCATTTTCCAAGATGCTTCTACCACACACAAATGTGACATTATGTGTTACCTGGCCGTGGCATTTCCTGAATCCCAAATGAAGCCTTGGGATTTGATGGCAAAAAACTTTCTACGAATTTAAGTTTTTTACGTGTGTCATTGTAGagagaaaagatgataaaaatggaAACCTCATGCAAATGAGCGATTTGGACTAAAAGTAACCCTGGCTGTGCCTGACGTGGGGCAAGGTGGGAGGAACTACCCCAGGATAACCGTCTCACCACATATCTCTGACTCTCTGCTTTCACTTTTCAGTGCTTTTGTCACATACTTTCTATTCTGGGATGTCCAAGGAGAAAATAGCCCATCTGTTTTTACAAAGAGACTGAAGATAATCAGCTCAGTCCCTGAGAGACTTCACTATTTGATAATaataaggaagaaggggaggtggaggaaaaggaggaggcgGAGTTGTTTCAGTTCATAGCAAATATGTTAATTTTAAGCATAAGGTAAGTACTCATAACAATTTAGTCATGCAATATTTTGATCGTTTCATTAACACAGAATATATTAAAGCATTAGTTGATTATAGTAAATAATAAGATAGTTAAGGTTCATATCTCTGAAGTTATTACATTAATTCCCTTTAATTAGGGGATTAGTGGCTTCCAAAAGCCTCTTTTGGTGTATATTGGAGACATAAAGTATTGAAAAATTAGAGCATATTGAACAAGGAACAATCTACACACTTATTTGTGCTTCTTAAAGCTTTACTgaagaaaagttataaaattcaGAATGTGGTAATGCGAGAAAGACAATGAGAGGAAGGGACAAGGGGAGAGAAAACACTTCCTAAAACTGAGGAAACATACCCAAAACATATTATTAGACTCTGAGAATTTGCAGGTGATACCGAATTTTAAGCAATGATCCTGGAGGATGGGgttcttttcaaatgtaaaagAGCTAAACttagcaagaaaaaaaggcaatcgaagaaaaagagataaattacaCTTAGAAATCTCATGTGTCTGAAGCCatcttaataaaatgtttaaataataggagagacaaatttgaaaaacttttaCTTTACATACCTGGGCCAATTTAAAATACAATGCAACTCTATATTTTGATGTGTTACTATGGGTTTCTCAATAGCACTTTTGAAATTTGGCAAGGAATCTTAAATGAAAATTAGTTTATACAATTAATCTGACAGTTTTGAGGTGAGACTACTTTACtttattaaagagaaatataaagcaaTGTAGTGAAACCATCCTCCCAGACAAATATATGTGTTATTAGTGACACACATATGTacctattatatatttatatatatacgtatgtgtgcatatacacacacatggaCATATAAAGCATCTTCgtgtaaaatatgtgtatatagatGTTTGTATACCAGCagacatatacacagacacacacatggaCTTGGGAAAGAGGCCAATGTAGGCCGACAATTATAATTTGAAGTGGTGATTTTGAAATGTACTAAAGCATAAAAACAGACCCATctcagcagggagggaaggacacAGAGAGCCTCTGATGTAAGTGTGTCACCTGCTGCCCTCTCTCTGTCGTTGGGCCCACACGTCAGCAGTGTCTTCACATGGAACGCAGTGCAGACGTGAAATAGGGTGCTTCTCCCTCACTTCGCCTGTGGACTGTGCTGTTGTCAGAGTCCACAGACCAGATTCTCCATATACGGTTCTTTTGTGATTCTTGATTATGACCCCCTGAGGAAACAAGACCAGCCTGGGGTTCTTGGAGACTGTGTCTCGCTTGGCATATTTATCATCCACAAATCATCTGCTATAAATATACCCCGGCAGGAGCATCATCGGACCGGCTCAGCAGCCTGCAATTTATGAAGGTTATGGGAACCAGTGTGAAGGGTGAAGTGCTATAGAAGGGTGGCTTCCCCTgacccagccctgccttctcctTGAATATAAATGACCCTGGGAGTTTGTGCTCCTTTCCATTTAGAATTAAGGCTTTTTAAATTGTCCCTTTTGGCCATTACTGTTATGTCACCGTGTCATGACTAAGATTTTCTGAGAAACATCAGAATGACAGTGTTCAAGCATAATGTGAGAAACCACTAGATGCAAAATAGAAGATCAACCTCACAATGATTCCTCTCCTTTTTACGTACTAATCATGCAAAACgttctccttttctctatttttttccacatcTGTCATTAAGCTCTTTAGTTTTGCTCATGGCAAAATAACAGACCTCACCAAAATGTCTTACAAATATCATAATTACAATCTCTATGgaagttgaaataaatgaaatgtgcttctcctttgtattgctgagtattgtttgtttttaaaagaaaatgtatttgcttGAGACACAATGTTTTGAATTATGCCCGGTCATAAAACGTTATTTTACTTTCACGGTCCCTTAAATGACTAAAAAATACTGTAATGAACCACAAATGACAGAAAACCAAAACGCCACCCAGGCTGCTCTTAGCAGTGAATTTTCCTGGAACGTGGTGAAAGCCCGCTGGATGGGGAATGATTAACTGTTTCCCTTACAGGGTGTTATTCTGAGCACTTGTCCTAGAAGAGAAAGCCTTGAAGAGGGTCACCCTATTAATTATGTATTAAGCAGCAAAGGGCCAACTTTAATATTTCAAACTACTCCGGTGAATAAAAGATCATCGGCACCTTCCTGTTTTCACTAGAAtcctctttaaaaatgttcttggCTATCCAATTGCCCCACGGGAAAGGAACAACGAGAGAAGAAAACCAGCAGTAaaagcagggagagaaaaatgatggaaaattgtTTATTCAACTTCAACTGCCACTCAAGCAACTTACCCTTAGGAGGACTCCAGCACTTTACACGAATTACCCAGTACggtctcctccccccaccccaccgcacAAGATTTCAGCACTTGTTTTGCAAACCGCCAACTGCGTTTACAAGCAGAGACATAATCAGTAGGCGAATGACCTTTTGCAGCATGTATGTGAAGCTAGTTCATCAAATACTTGTCAGCCAACTGTCtaggaggcaaaaaaaaataaacacataaaggTGGGGAGTGGTGGAAATTTATCCCTTTTTTCCTGCTAAATCGAGAATCTGGTagtttctcctccctctcctttcccccgTTTCTTCCCACTCCCGTCCCCAAACCTGTTACTAGGGAAACTTGAAAAAGAATCAGATACATTAGGAACACAAAACAAAAGTTTAGACCCCACAACCATGATCCCATTGCCATGCAGAAAGCAATGCAAGATGCCCAACCTCGGTCGCCGCACCGCGGTGCTGACAAAGCCTGTATCTAGCCAGAACAAATAAGATGTTAATTGCAGCCTCGCTGAGAAAAACTAGGATTGTTCCGCCCGGAGACACGCCGCAGCTCGGCAGCCGAGGTGGTGCCCCCCGCGCTCGCCGCTGACCATCAATTCCTCCGAATCCCGCTGCTGAAATGACAGCTCGTCGGCTGCGACAGGTCCGcgctaaaagaaagaaagaccgtCAAGTCCTGTATTCACTTCCCACCCCGCCGAGCCGCCCTCCCGTCCTGCGCAGCCCCCAGGCCTCGCCTCCCAGAGTTTCTCTTACAGTCGCTCGCCGCCAGCCCCAGCGGTGGGAACTGAGGATGCACAAGCCTCCCAGACGCAGAAAATCGCGCTTTCGGGACGTGCTGGGTTTTGAGAAGCCGTGACGGGCAGGCGCACCGCGGCCAGGGCTGGAGCTCCGCCTGGCCCCCTCCCGCCCGCCGCCCCCTAGCCCGCGCACTCGCACCCGCCCGCGCTCTCGGGAGGGGCCCGAGCTCCGGGAGGGCGCAGCGGCCGCGGGGCGCGCGGGCAGCCTCGGGCCTGCCGCCGGGCGCTCCGCACCGGAGCCGGCGCGGGGCGCGCGGGGCTCGGGGGCGCGCGGGGCTCGGGGGCGCGCGGGGCTGCGAGCACGCGGGTGGCCGGCGCGCCCGGGGAGAGCGAGCGCCGCGCGCCCCGCGCACGCCCGAGACAGAGCTTTACTATCTCGCTCCCTCTCGCGCCTCCCTCCTCGCTGGGCATTCAAACAGCTTTCCGACATCAGCAGCCGCGGATTTTTCCCTCTCCTTAGCCGCCGTCCGTCCATCAGTACCCGCggggggaggaggcggagggaggaGAGCGGAGAGAGGAGACAGCCTAAGCCGAGCCTGGCGATCCGACCGCGGTTCTCCTGCACTAAACCCGCCGCCCCGACCCGGCTgccggagccgccgccgccgccactcAGTTCGCGTCTCAGCGATTTCTTTGCTTCTTGGCTCCTCGGTTTGTTGAGGGGTAGATTTAGCAAAACACATCCTCGCTCCTAAGCCACTTGCATTTTTTCGTTTTCTTAGAGTCTCTCCTCGGGGGTCCgtccccccccctcccccccgttGGAGCTTCGATTCAGTTGGATACGGCGTCAGGCTCGGGGGTCCTGGaggcttttttttctcccacccctctcctctttgatttccccgcatcttttcttttcttatgtgtgcatttaaaaaaaataaatcctgattTTTGAAGCTGAGCCGGGGAAAATGGGCAACGGTGATTGGGACCGAAGGGGAGTCTCTCCGTCGCTGTTGCTGGGACGCGTGCCTGTGCTGGTGTCTTAGAGCAAGAGCCTCCCAGAGCTTTCGGAGTGGAAGGTAAGGACGGGGGTCCAGGGTCACCTTCCCTCTACCAGGGGTCGCCACCGAGGAGCTTGGGGCTAGGCGTTTGCGGAGGGAGGACAAGAaggcagggctgctgctggcAGGTGGAGGGGCCGCGAGCAAACCCGCCTGTCTGCATTCACTTAAACGCCGCAGCTGAAAAGTTAGAGAAGTCTGGCTTTCAGGAGAGGCGCTGGGTCGGAAGGAACAGGCAGGGAGACCTAGAAAATCGGACGGTTGTGCGTGACTGGGgtaattttgggggggggggggcggaattTTAGGTTAGAAGGAAGTTAAGATAAGGGGAGGCAGTGGGTCTTCCATTGGGGAAAAAATTCAGTGGAGTGATGGCGCCGTCTAGGTTCGACTAAACTAAAGTGTCACGCAGAAAATCAGTTTGAGAATAGCTAAACTAAACGCCGGTTTGCTTCTCAGTGGGAgacacataaagaaagaaataaaaacatccttCAGACCTCAGTGGCCAGCCTTTAGACACCCCTCACcccattctttcttccttaaagagggaaataaaattgTGTGAACTGGCCTTGAAGTGGGGGGCTGTGGGGCGGGCAGAGTTCAATGATTCATTTTTGATTATTTAGGGTAAAACAAGACTCTGTAAACCAAAGCTTAATGGTGAGAATAAAGAGCATTCTGTTGAGGGGGCTCCCTTGAGCAGGCCTGAAAGTGAGATCAGAGCTGTTTCCTCGCTCTTTCTGAGCCTGGATGAGCACAGCAATGCAGACAAGCACTGTCGAATAAATGGAAGCAAAAGTACCGAATTTCATTAGGAAAAGCAATACGACCTCTTTTTGAGTTACCGATTATAAAACGAAGCCCCCTTTCATGGATGGAATTCCTAATTTAGGCACTTATTGTCACATTGGCTCTCAACGCCTACACTCTATCCTGAAGAACACTGCGCAGACCTGCATTGCCTGCAAAGTgctacagcaaaaaaaaaaaggggaaattatttccagaatttcCTACAACTTCCCCTATTTGTTAACCTTTAGATGCTCGTTGGCTTTATTTTCTCAGGAAGGAAGTGCATTATTCATTGAGCTGTGTGCTTGAAACAGACAACACTGTTTTGGTAGTCCCAACAGTTCTCGTTATTTTAAACTGCTGCTTTATAGAAATTTAGAGTTGGGGCTGCTTTTGCCATAGCAAGACATAGAATGTGGATTATGATCTGGAGAATGCAGACCTGTCTTCAGTGACTTCAGTCCCTGGATCCCGTGTGCATGCGTTGGTGTGTGTTATGCAATGGGAAGGAAGTGGTTTTATCCTTTGGTTCAGAGAAGACCCAGGCAAAGACATGAAAACTCTTAACTATCTAtgtgtctgtatgtctgtctctgTTTACAGAACAGTGGAAGAGACTGCAGcctaaagacttttaaaattaacttggCATCACTTTTCTCAGCTCAAAggctaaacaaaaaagcagtgtCATTTATTCTAAGAAATAACTTCTTAAAGgttaaagctgaaaaaaattcaagttatttTTGGATAACAACTTACAGAGGTAAATATAACCAAGGCTTACTTTCTTATGCAAGGCCaggttagaaaaaagaaagaagaggagctgTGGAGCTGTTGTTGGAAAGGGAGCAGTTCCGTAACTGAAATCTGCTAGGAAAGAAAACGCTAGTATCTTTTATCTGCCATGTGTAAATCTTAAATTACAGTAGGTAACTCTAGATAAAATacccataatttaaaaaaaaaaaaacaaaacatttaaaagagtgAAGCCAGCTCAATTACTGTGGTTCCGGGATTTTTCACTGACATCGCCTTTGGATACAGATCCTAATACAGTGATCCACTTTACGTATCCCGAGAGGGCATGTCACATTGAAATGACGGCCCTAAATCCTGCTTCTCAATGGTGATGTCCAACAACGTCTTCCCTATGTCTCTACCCCTCCATGCCCTTTCTCAGATGATGGTTTTAAAATTCCATTCAGCCACATGAATGAATGCTGGTGATGGTATTTTTGCATGGAATTCCCCATCAGTTCCCACAGCAGCCCCTGCAAAGACAAGTAGGGGTATTTGGGAGATGCTATTTCATCTGCAACAAATTttcatttgtgcttttaaaattgtGGCTATCGTTTATCgtaattatttttcacatttaagagaaaagaaataatgtggTGACAGCTGTTCCCAGATTATCAGATTAGATTTTGTGTGCTGATGTTTACTGCAGGCAGAGGACTGAGGGAGACAGAAGGTTGTATAGgttgcttaaaaatatttcaaaaattaacatttagGCTATGggattttagaaaacatatttttcctcttctttcaatATAATCATAATAAACTTGGAGGAAATCTGATAGATAAATTAGAGCATTCCTATTAATaatctgttaaatatttttaaatcgaATGTAGAGAACTGGCCATTGTGAATGACCACGTGAGGGCGCTGTTCACACAGCAACAGATAATTTTCCGGcgttataaaatagaaattatctgCCCTTCTTTTAAAAAGGGTTTTTTActgaaatcttgaaaacagctGGCTGTCATATTGGAAGGAGTTTCTTTTTCAATGTGCGTAGACTCCTACTTGCATTTTACTTTCATTGCCATTTTTACAGGCCAAATGACATAGGATGAAGGCTGTTCGTAACCTGctgatttatatattttccacCTATCTCCTGGTTATGTTTGGATTTAATGCTGCCCAAGACTTCTGGTGTTCAACTTTGGTGAAGGGAGTCATTTATGGATCGTATTCTGTAAGTGAAATGTTTCCCAAAAACTTCACAAACTGCACTTGGACGCTGGAAAATCCAGATCCAACCAAATATAGCATTTACCtgaaattttccaaaaaggaCCTTAGCTGCTCTAACTTTTCCCTCTTGGCTTATCAGTTTGATCATTTTTCCCATGAAAAGATAAAGGATCTTTTAAGAAAGAATCATTCTATAATGCAACTCTGCAATTCCAAGAATGCTTTCGTTTTTCTAcaatatgataaaaattttattcagatACGTCGGGTATTTCCAACCGATTTCCCAGGATTacagaaaaaaggggaagaagatCAGAAATCTTTTTTTGAGTTTTTGGTATTGAACAAGGTGAGCCCAAGCCAGTTTGGTTGCCATGTATTATGCACTTGGTTGGAGAGCTgcttaaaatcagaaaatgggaGAACAGAATCCTGTGGGATCATGTATACAAAATGCACCTGCCCTCAGCATTTGGGAGAGTGGGGGATCGACGAGCAGTCGCTGGTTTTGTTAAATAACGTGGTGTTACCCCTGAATGAGCAGACCGAGGGCTGCCTGACCCAGGAGCTGCAAACCACCCAGGTCTGCAATCTTACCAGGGAGGCCAAGCGACCGCCCAAAGAAGGTGAGTGCCCAGCAGAGAGGGGATGGAGGGCACTGGGGGCGGGGGATTGAGTTAAACAGGGCTCCAGCAGCGCAGGGCCTAATCGTTGCTCCTTTACTCTGTCATCCTTGGATTCATTTGATTTGTGATCTTCAGTGGTAAAGGTCTCTTAATCTAGTTTTAGGATTTCAAGATTTTAGAGATGGGGCAGGGAGGATGGGCTAGCTCTCAGCAGCATGCCCAGGAAATGCGGGTGGACTATTCAGGAGAAAAGAGATGCCGAAACGTGGAGTGAGTTTGAGTGGAGGTTGATGAGCAAGGAGAAGGAGGCCTTTATAGGCTGCAGCCCCGGGGGAGACCCACTCATACACTGTCACACATGACACCCGTGAAATGCATTTGTAGACTTCTGCCTTCGGCCCCAGCACAGCAAAAAGTCCCCattcacttcctctctcctttcccctctctgacCCACGCTCTCATGCACGACCCCCTCTCCAGGTTTGAACTTGGGGCGCCAAGACTAAAAGGTGAAGCAAATTCAATAGCAAGACTGTTTGGACCCAAAGACTTTCTGACACGTGAACACAAGGGCGCCCCCTCTTCCGCAGGCCGGGGATTGTGTTTAAGATGCTCTGCACAGTTGAGCCCACGGGCTCGCCGCTCTTTGGTGGGTCAAGAACCCCACCGGGGGCGCACACTCTGGGGTCTCCTGGCCCTGAGGTCACGCAGGGGCAGCGAAGGAGGGCCGAGTTAAAACAGAGGCTGACTTCCCTCTTGCGTGATTTTTGCTCTTATCTTCTTGGTCCCCTGTTGATATACAccaggagagagggagcatgTCAGAGATGAGCTGGATGGAAAAAACAGTGCAACGGAAATgcggaggaaaaagagaaagtagggGAGTGATTTATAGCTTCCACCCTGTCGCGGGTCGGGGAGCTCCCAGAGGATCTGAGCTTG from Equus przewalskii isolate Varuska chromosome 19, EquPr2, whole genome shotgun sequence encodes the following:
- the LOC139077194 gene encoding uncharacterized protein, with amino-acid sequence MQVCAVFFRIECLPACSFRPSASPESQTSLTFQLRRLSECRQAGLLAAPPPASSSPAFLSSLRKRLAPSSSVATPGRGKERGCVLLNLPLNKPRSQEAKKSLRRELSGGGGGSGSRVGAAGLVQENRGRIARLGLGCLLSPLSSLRLLPPRVLMDGRRLRRGKNPRLLMSESCLNAQRGGRRERERDSKALSRACAGRAALALPGRAGHPRARSPARPRAPRAPEPRAPRAGSGAERPAAGPRLPARPAAAAPSRSSGPSRERGRVRVRGLGGGGREGARRSSSPGRGAPARHGFSKPSTSRKRDFLRLGGLCILSSHRWGWRRATRGPVAADELSFQQRDSEELMVSGERGGHHLGCRAAACLRAEQS